The proteins below come from a single Triticum aestivum cultivar Chinese Spring chromosome 5D, IWGSC CS RefSeq v2.1, whole genome shotgun sequence genomic window:
- the LOC123124072 gene encoding probable 3-beta-hydroxysteroid-Delta(8),Delta(7)-isomerase: MAAIGGHPYSPSDIELPGFVPQQLSPLQLVVPLIGTSLLVITVIWLVSGRVLNTGRSARLSKADRLIMCWWAITGLTNLIIEASFLFTRNYLTKESPSFFDEIWKEYSKADSRYASRDTTIVAIEVIAVFLRGPASLLAIYAIASRKSYSYILQFSVCMGHICAMLVYYITAYLDGMNFCVSPFYFWTYFVGANSPWVVIPTLIAIRSWKLISQSFHSSKVNQD, translated from the exons ATGGCGGCGATAGGCGGCCACCCTTACTCGCCAAGTGACATAGAGCTCCCTGGTTTCGTGCCGCAGCAGCTTTCACCCCTCCAACTCGTGGTGCCTCTCATAGGCACTTCCCTCTTGGTCATCACGGTGATCTGGCTTGTCTCAGGCCGTGTCCTTAATACCG GAAGATCAGCCAGATTATCCAAGGCCGACCGTTTGATCATGTGCTGGTGGGCAATCACTGGGTTGACCAACCTAATCATCGAAGCATCCTTCCTCTTCACCCGCAATTACCTTACCAAGGAGAGCCCCAGTTTTTTTGATGAAATAT GGAAAGAGTACAGCAAAGCTGACTCCAGATATGCCTCCAGGGACACCACAATTGTCGCGATCGAAGTCATTGCGGTTTTTCTACGAGGCCCTGCATCACTTCTTGCTAT CTATGCTATTGCTTCCAGAAAGTCCTACAGCTACATTCTACAGTTTAGTGTATGTATGGGCCACATCTGCGCAATGTTGGTTTACTACATTACTGCCTACTTAGACGGCATGAACTTCTGCGTCAGTCCATTCTACTTCTGGACATATTTTGTTGGTGCAAACTCTCCATGGGTTGTGATTCCAACGCTGATAGCAATAAGGAGCTGGAAGTTGATAAGCCAATCATTTCATTCTTCCAAGGTGAATCAAGACTAA